The genomic stretch GCCCTTCCATAAGCCAGCGGAATTCCTGGCGGGTAATCCCGCGAACTGCTTCAGCATTCTTGGGCCATTGGAATTTGCTCTTTTCAAGTCGCTTATACAGAAGAACAAAGCCATCCCCTTCCCAATAGAGTGCCTTCAGTCGATCATGCCGACGGCCACAAAAGAGAAACAAACTATTTTGAAAGGGGTTGAGCTGAAAGTTTTGCTGAACTAGGGCTGCCAGTCCGTCTATGGACTTACGCATGTCGGTATACCCGCAGGCGAGGTAGATTTTCTCGGCCTTAGAGATGTCACCGAACATGTTGAAGTGCTCTAAGAGTATTCTCGATTAAGTTCAACGAGGCAGTGTTATGAATTTCTAGACTTGCGGAATCTAAGCGAACCACGATCGCTGGTGACAAGGAATCTGTCGCCGGAGAACTGACCTGGGGAAGTGAAAAGGATACGGGTACGATAGAATTGTTTTCGTTTTGAAGTGCCGGAAGAGCCTCACAGGCGGCAGTGCGGACTCGTCTCAACCAATAGAAGTAACTACTTGGATGAATATTATGTTCAGCACACCATGCGGAGACTGTTTGCCCACTGCTGCGACATTCACTAATAAGTCGAGTCCATTTCTTCAATCGATAGTTTTGTGTGACTTTCTGAGTATCCACTTTAATCCTCCTTTGAAGTTTTTCAAGTCTACTTGAAAAACTCTAAAAACTTCAATTTACGAGGATTGTCTCATAGTTTCCGAGATGGGGCTATACACTACCTTATTAGGCGCTTACTGTCAGAGTCGTATAAAAGCTATTTGAAATTGGAGAATAAAGCTTGTAAGGTTTTGGAGTTATGGGAGCCGCCTTCCGTGGCGGCTTCTGAGACTTGGGGCGTATGGCGCCGGATAGTAGAGGATTCTCGCAACTTAGAGAATGAATGTGAACAATTGTGACCCCGACGAGTTTTAAGGAAGTTAAAGCGTGTACGAGAGTTTTTCTTGCTCCAAGAATAAACAAACAAAAGGGAAATGTACGGTAACGTAGAAATAGATAAGCATACATTTCCCAATTAGATAGCAATAGCTTATGAGGAATTTGCAGAATTTTAAGAAATCAGAGTAAATTAGACTTCGAACAACTTGATTAAAGTGCCATTTGAATAATGCGTTGCTGATAAATATAACATTATTCGGAGGAGAAGATGCTTTAATGAAACAGAAAAACGACCTGGACAGGTGGATGCAAATGCATACCGATGCAACTATGCTGAAGGAATTGGAAACACTTGTTCGAGAGAGCTGGGAGAGGAGCCTAAACTATAAAGTTGATTATATTAATGCACTTCCAGAAGAAATTCCCCCGAAGGAATTTGCCAGAATCAAACAGGCAAATAAACGGATTTGCATCTATACCAGCAGTATCATCTCTTTCCCACTAACAAAGATTCAAGTCCCTGAAAGTGGCGTATTGTTATTCGACAATACAGGCTGCCTACTACAGATCTACGGTCAAGAAGTGTTCCGGGCCTGGGCAGAGGTAAATCAGATTAAAATTGGAACCCGTTGGACGGAACAGGCCATTGGGGCCAATGTTGTCTCATTGGGTATGCGCCTTGAAGGCACTGTAACATTGATTGGCTCAGAAAATTACTCTCGTTTTTTGACCAATGGAATCTTTGCTTATTCGCCTATTAAACTCGAAAACGGTGAACTATTGGGAAGTGTAGTCTTGGCCGCACCCCTACGTACTCAAGTCACCTATCTTCGCCCCCTCTCCTTTATGGTCGCACGAGAAGTTGAGCTGCAAATGTTTTGGTTTAATATGATTGGCCTATACAGCAATGTAACAGAAAACATTGGTATAATATGCCTTGACCAGTCCACTGGCCAAAATCGTGTTTTAATTACTAATGATGAAACAATTAAACTTCTTGGCCTTGTCCAAAAGGATTATTTTTATGATAAGCTCGAGACAATTATTGATATGACTGAGGAAAATGAACAATTTTGGTCCATAGTCAATAATAAGACAAAAGTCCGAGATATGAGGATTTCCTTAATGGTTAAGGGCAGGAAGACCGAAGTTAGTCTCAGCACATCGGCCTATAAGGAAACCATATTCCATATGAACGGCATATTTCTGTATATGCATTCCATCAAACACATCAAAAAGCTAGTTGCCCAATATGGCGGTAACATAGCCCGATATGGATTCGAGGATATTATCGGCGAAAGTAAACCTATGCTGGATGTAGTCCACCAAGCCAAAAACGCTTCGCTCACAGACAGCAATATCCTGCTTTTAGGCGAAAGCGGGGTCGGTAAAGATGTTTTGGCTCAAGCAATCCACAACAGTAGCAGGCGTAAAGGCAAACCTTTTGTTGCGATTAACTGTGCTGCATTTTCAAAAGAACTGATTTCCAGCGAATTGTTTGGTTATGAAGCTGGTGCTTTCACAGGGTCAAGAAAAGAAGGGCAAATGGGGAAATTTGAACTCGCCAACCAAGGTACGCTGTTCCTTGATGAAATTGGGGACATGCCAATGGATCTGCAAGCTGTTTTGCTCCGGGTACTTGAGGAAGGTTGTTTCCGCAAGGTGGGTGGCAACACGATTGTCAATGTGAATGTGCGAATTATTGCAGCGTCCAATAAGAATCTTAAGGAAAAAGTCGCCAATGGTCAATTTCGGGGAGATTTGTTTTATCGTCTCGGTGTCGTACGCATACTAATTCCCCCCTTGCGGCATCGCGGTAGTGATATGCGATTGTTTATAAATTTTTTTATTAAACAAATATGTGCGCGGCTGAATAAACCAACGGTCACTCTCTCT from Desulfitobacterium dichloroeliminans LMG P-21439 encodes the following:
- the tnpB gene encoding IS66 family insertion sequence element accessory protein TnpB (TnpB, as the term is used for proteins encoded by IS66 family insertion elements, is considered an accessory protein, since TnpC, encoded by a neighboring gene, is a DDE family transposase.), with protein sequence MFGDISKAEKIYLACGYTDMRKSIDGLAALVQQNFQLNPFQNSLFLFCGRRHDRLKALYWEGDGFVLLYKRLEKSKFQWPKNAEAVRGITRQEFRWLMEGLSIDQPKAVKKWDSTGCFSV
- the tnpA gene encoding IS66 family insertion sequence element accessory protein TnpA; translated protein: MDTQKVTQNYRLKKWTRLISECRSSGQTVSAWCAEHNIHPSSYFYWLRRVRTAACEALPALQNENNSIVPVSFSLPQVSSPATDSLSPAIVVRLDSASLEIHNTASLNLIENTLRALQHVR
- a CDS encoding sigma-54 interaction domain-containing protein, producing the protein MKQKNDLDRWMQMHTDATMLKELETLVRESWERSLNYKVDYINALPEEIPPKEFARIKQANKRICIYTSSIISFPLTKIQVPESGVLLFDNTGCLLQIYGQEVFRAWAEVNQIKIGTRWTEQAIGANVVSLGMRLEGTVTLIGSENYSRFLTNGIFAYSPIKLENGELLGSVVLAAPLRTQVTYLRPLSFMVAREVELQMFWFNMIGLYSNVTENIGIICLDQSTGQNRVLITNDETIKLLGLVQKDYFYDKLETIIDMTEENEQFWSIVNNKTKVRDMRISLMVKGRKTEVSLSTSAYKETIFHMNGIFLYMHSIKHIKKLVAQYGGNIARYGFEDIIGESKPMLDVVHQAKNASLTDSNILLLGESGVGKDVLAQAIHNSSRRKGKPFVAINCAAFSKELISSELFGYEAGAFTGSRKEGQMGKFELANQGTLFLDEIGDMPMDLQAVLLRVLEEGCFRKVGGNTIVNVNVRIIAASNKNLKEKVANGQFRGDLFYRLGVVRILIPPLRHRGSDMRLFINFFIKQICARLNKPTVTLSKNALEFLNQYPWPGNVRELRNLLEGIINTTATSVIDDSEIRRYLGDFEQQARNREDYTIAKERMQSEDEYIYDERREFSYALKLCNNNKTKAASYLNMPLSTFYRRLKKYGMFC